The sequence catTCTCAATTTTATATAGAGGGGCATGAATGCCATTTCTATTTAGACAAAGCAAGGTCTTGGAACTTGAGATACAGTGGATCTAAGTGATACAGCTTGATGTTTCTGTTCTAAGGCATTTCAGGAAGAGTTTGCATCTTCTTTGTCTGTAACACAGTAGTGTATGGGGGGATGGTTGGGGGtgttgtgtgcgtgtgtatgtgcgcatgcacagttttttaaaatgaagattaACTGAGCAGGTTAAGCTATCTAAGCCTAGGAAACAAGTTggatttattttcttcattttttaaaaggtgagtTGTTTTGGTGCTTGGCATTTGTTTCAGTAATAGATAGTTTGTGTCATAGATTACCAAACATTTCAACATAGCTTCACTTGAGTGAGGAGTGTTTGTTCAGCTTGGGGGAATAAAGGGGTGGGAGAAGAGCCTTTTCTGAAAATATAAAATTACTGACCTTTTAACCGAAATATGCATGTACTCAAATGTGGTGGCCCAGGGCACTTGTATGTTGCTTGAGCCATCGTCAAGAATATAATTAACTAAATGTGATTAAATGTCTGAAATACCTAGGTGCTCTTATCTTGTGTGAGTATGTTTCACACCATGGACTTACTGTCCAATCATGTATCATTCTTCCCTATCCCCCCGCCCCCTTAGTatactttccttttaaaaaatccagcacAGGATACCCACCAAATGTGTTTGAGAGAAGTCTTGGGCACATCTGCGTTTCCAAGGAAGAAGATATTATAGTCTCAAGAATGTTTTGTTTTCTGGAAAAGTTATCCACTTGCCATGTCTGCACCATTCCTGTTTGTTTCTGTGAGGAAAGAAGACAATGTTTTAAGGGCTTGTTCAGAACTGCTGTTGTATAGTGGTTGAATTTACTTACCATCTGGGTTTACATCTAGCAAATCAACTCTTGTATAGTGTGCCCCAAGGAATCTTTGTTTAATCATTCTGGGTAAGTCACATTTAGTTCCTGATGACACCGCTAATGTGAGagctttacctggcaccaaaatagAGTTATTATGAGAAACTGGTACCGGACGTATCTCAGTGTTCTGCAGGCAGATAAGACAAGCTGTACCAGTAGTAGTGGCTGGGCAGGTCTCAATTTTCTAGCAATTCTGAATTTTGAgaacaatgcttttttttttaattaatcctTTCTGAGTTAATGTGTCTAAATGTGTGTTTGTACTGTTAAATTAGTATTGGGATCTAATAGTGTACATGTATAGTAATTTATATGTCAAGGATGTGGATATGAAGTCTTGCTTGTAGAACGAATATGCTGCTCTCAAATTGGATTCGGCAAAAATGAAAATCTTAAGTCTGAGCTACTAAAGTACTCCACAGGTTTTAATGCTGTGTGATGAAGAGACCACAATATGATTGTGTGAGAGAACAGCTATGTCAAATAGGTGTAGTGTTAAAAAGAGAATCTGAAAAGAAAccattattgttttgttttgccaaGCAGAGGGAGTTCTATAAAGGCTATTTCACATGTTACCTTGCCTACATGTAAGTAACCTGAGCTGGTTATTCTTATTTGGGGAAAGTGAGTGTTATGTTATAGTTTATTTTATGCTGCATTTTGGCTAACAAAACTCCCAAGGCAGCACTCAAAGGCtactacaaattttaaaaattcaggcaacacaaaaatacaatttacaacacatttaaaaacagcaataTCTCTAATAGATTTAAAACTAAAAACCTAAAACCCAAATACATCCTACCTCAAATTTGTACAGGATAAAAATATAAGAAATCTCCATATATGAAAGCATTAACTTTTAATGACGTCTCATTTcatcttaattgttttttttttactggctctgctttgcatgaCTTCCTTCACAAGGTTGGCCTAATGAAATGATTCAGTGCAAATATCTCAGAAAACTGTTTTATATATTAAGAATTGAGAGGAGCCACAAAAGAGCCtcagaaacttttttttccaaATACTGTTGAATGCATGCGGCATTCAGCACCTCTGTTTACTCTCAATACATGTGGTCACATTTTTAGCACTTGAATTTTTGGGCCTGACGTTTGCATCCTTGCAAGAAAAGCTAACCGTAATGTGGTAGAAGCTAAAAACAAACCCTTAAAATTTGAGAGAAGGGAACAAGCAGGGAAATCGCACTTGACAATAACTGCACCAAAATAATCTTGCTCAAATTCAGGAGAAGCTGTCAGAAGTTCAAGTCGAAAGGAAGGTCGTTTGCCAACCTAAAATGCTTTGCCGAAGAAACTGTCTTCCTGGACCTGGGAAAAAAGGTGCAGCAGATACTAAAACTGCCCTTTGCATGTACAATTGCCTTTTAAACTGTAAGCACATATACTACAAAGCTTTTTGTCAATCTCATTtataccacaaggtttttttttacattagGTCTTTTGAAATAGAACGGTGAATAGCCTCATCTAGCAGTTGATATTGCATTATTGTCTGTCAATGCATGTTCCATTAAGAGATGAAAGCACTTTTGAGGCCCATAATCTAATCATTACATGACAGGCCCTAAAAGTGATTTGATCTTTTCATCATCTTTGAACTGAAAAGCACTTGCTTGAGAGCTAATCCTGAGCCCATAGGTGTGAGTCTCAGTTAATTAAaaaccctctagagcagcctttcccaaccagtgtgcctccagatgttgttggaccacaattcccatctttcctgaccattggcaatgctggctgaggctgatgggagttgtggtccaacaacatctggaggcacactgggtgggaaaggctgctctagagccagGCTCCTCAGTTGCAGGATACCCCTCCTTAAGCAAAGACACAATTTGGAAAGAAAGAGCTAATCCTGCTTGCTGTGTATCTTCTGTTCCCTGTCTCACCTCCAGGATAATGTTTGTGTATGTTGATGCTTAAAAGTCAAACGAGACACAATTTTGCAAGGTGCATTGGACATATTGGCCTCTGTGTAGACAAACCACCTAGCCAAGATGAGAACCCAAACTTCTCTGTAACTGTCTGCCATCTTGTTGTGGGTCCCACCCAGTAGAGCCAGTGAGCCATAGGCAACAATGCTGAATGTGAGATAGATCAAGTGCAATCTAGTTCAGAGAcgatattattttaatattgagTGAGTTGCTAAAGTTCAAATGCTTAGCCTCTCCCTTGCCATCTTAAGGAGGGGGGTGATTTGGAAGGATGTGATAGTGTAAGGCATATCTACTCTGACAGGTAGTGGTGTGGTGGGGAACAACTGATGGCCTTGTACCCAGAGACACACAAAAACCTGGAGATTGTCCTGCAGAAAACTAGAAGCCTCAGGAAGATGTTCTGGGTGTGTGATAAAGGACCTGGTTACTTGCCAGAATGTAGTTTTACTGGTTGGACTAATAAATGAATGGGTGGTTGGCAACCCTCTCTGACCTTTCatacaatgaaaataaatccATTTGGTTGGGGTGACTAGCCAGCTTTGCTTTACTGTAATACTTCTGttacactgttgtccatgcactggtaacctccaggctggattactgtaatgcgctctatgtggggctgcccttgaggttggtccggaagctgcagctagtgcaaaatgcggccgcgagactgctcactggaacagggtattgccaacatgtcgtcccgctactgaaagaattgcactggctgcccattcgctaccgggccaagttcaaggttctagttttggagtacaaagtcctatacagctcgggaccaggatacctgaaagactgtcttatcccttacatacccagtcgatcactgcactttgcaggtgacggcctcctgaagataccatcttatcaggaggctcgttctgtacaatataggaagcaaacctttagtgtggcagcacctaccctgtggaattccctccctttgaatattaagcaggcgccatctctgctatcttttcggcaccttttgaagacttttctttttcaacaggccttttaagttgagaactattccagtttgtgtctgtgtcagaattgcttaatatgttttttaataatgtttttaacacctttttaaaagtttttaaaatgtttttaacactgtttggccttaatgtattttaagatttgtttttattatgttttaaagtgtttttagtgccttgtttgccgccctgggctcctgctgggagaaagggcgggatacaaataaaataaaataaaataaaataaaataaaataaaacaaacaaacaaacaaacaaaaacaaacaaacatttataaaaacatttattgcCTTTTATCACTTACGTCACAGGTAATCAGCCTGTGGCCTGGTGTGGCCCTCTAAGCCCAGATACATGGATGAAtgaaggcaggagagagagataaaggtgtgtgtgtgtgtgtgtgtgtgtgtgtgtgtgtgagagagagagagagagagaatggatgaTGGGTGAAtgaagggaagagagagaagaaatgtCCTACTCACTGTTTGCTTTGGCCAACTAGTGGTGGTATGTTACCCcccccatccactttctccagagAATGTGGCTCTTGACTGTTTGCACACCTTATAATAAATGGAAACAAGAAGTTGTATCTCAAAGGTGGAATCCCCCCCTGCCCACAATTAATCCAAGGTGTAATATTTCTGATAATTTTTTGTCTGTGTGATTTTGCAGCACAATCTGCATCTAAGAATTTGAGACTGTGACTATTTGATAAttggtggctttttaaaaaaatagattttaGCTGGTACTCTTTTGTTCTAGTGTTGGATATGGTCCTATTCCTGGAGAGTTTGAACTTTACAAGCAAATCGTTCAGTATTAAATTACCATTGGAAGATCCACTACTAGTTTGCTATGGTTTTCCATGGACTCACTGAAAGAACTAATGCAGACAGACAAATTGGAGTGCAACTACTTCTGCCCTGCCATCCAAAATAGTTGAGTAGAGCATTTTCTTCAAGTTGTATTATTCAATGCAAGATAATATAGAATAGCTCCTCCTTTCCTTCTCTGCTTGGGGGCAAGACAGAAAGGAGTTGTTTACAACCTGACATAGCAGGGCATAGCAGTATGTCATCTGTCCATCTGTGACAGAATGGCTTAATAAAGTTTCATATACAGTTTCCTTAATTTTAACAATGTACATTTAGGAAATTGCCTTATCGAGAGCCCATCTGTTGGTCCATCCACTTCAGTATTGTTTACTCCACAGGTGGGCAACTGGTGATCTAGCTGCCTCCTGAAGGTGCCCTATTCTTCCATCCTATCCCAGTTCTTTCcttctttgtttttcttcatGTGTGCTCCCGCATGTGAACATATAGCATACTAAAGTCAAAAAGGAATTAATTTtacttgctttccagaacagcTGTTATATTGGTCCATTgtactaaaaaaagaaagaaaggaaagaaacccTCTGTATGCTTTTTTGTCAAACTCAGTCAGGCTTACTTTTAATACCTGCATACTGGGAATTCTGATCTGAGGTAGCCATGATGCAAATTGAAATAGGATGGTCTTTATCtagattagttaatccagaacacttgagtctctggctctgcccatcattgAGGCCCTCAATAGAAAAAAAGGTTACAGTGACTTGCAGTGagtctccagaatttcagatagGGGTATTTCTCAGTCCTGtttggagatgctgggagttTTACCTagaatcttctacatgcaaagcatgtgtctgtcactgagctataatCCAATATTACAATGTGCCCCTGCTTCCTAACAGTGTTTCAGCTAGTCATGCCCTCTGCCAGGACACTCCATTCcaatttcctccccacccctgcagttctatttttattttccaaCTGACCCTCAATATTCTGTAGCTTTTGAGCATGTTCAGTTttgtttaaagattttttgtacttTGCACACCTCAGAATTCCCCTGTGCATGCCAATACCTCCGTCTTGTTTCTCAGTTGAcctccttttttgctccatttttATCAGTACTTGCTATCTGAATTCACTATTAGACAGAGTGATATTTGACTGTGAGCATTCTTTTTTACTTTCTTGATGTTTTAAGTTGTCCATGGTACTTTGCTGGAAAAGAGTCAGACATGCATGAAATCAGGCTGTATTATTATTTTCTAATTAGAGACCTCTGCTCTCCTAAGCCCTGATTGGCCCTTTAGTCTCCCACAGAAACCACTGGTTTAAAACAtgtctgtttaaaaaaatgtcattaAGAATAAGCATGTGTTCCATGGGCAGCTGTACAGATATTTTCTCTATGTGAGTATACACAGAAGGGcggctggggagggggagtgtaCACTGTTATGCCACCTGTACACATGTATGGAAACCCAACATGATTTTTGCACATAGCATTTTATATACCATATAGGTACAGACTGggaaatgcttggaaaaacagaagggagtagaaaaagaggaaggccaaacaagagatggattgattccataaaggaagccacggacctgaacttacaagatctgaacagggtggttcatgacagatgctcttggagatcactgattcatagggttgccataagtcgtaatggatttgaaggcacataacaacattagGTACAGACTAGCCTTctctacatgcacacacacatgaaatGTCATCTGAAGCAGCCATTTGTGTGCCTTTTTAAAGGATCATTGGTGTAGAGAgtagcttttgttttttaaatggcttgCATTAGGATATCTAAAGATGGCTCATATATTTGAGACTGTTGGATGCCTTAGTATACCCTTGTGAGTTGACTTTCCGAACACTTCTCATAAGGACAAACtaaaaaagtgtaaaaaaaaaaagatctcacTACCTATTTTGAAGAAGTATTAATAAAAAGACTAGGATTGTGAACCTTTTGAAGGGGCTTCTCCTTAAAAAGAGAAGTGTGTGCTGAAAAGGAGTGGAAAAATGAAATgcattccctcccccctctttcCAGTGATGAGCTAAAACCATGCACTTGATGGAGAAGGCTCAGCCTATGAAACTTTGTGATCTGTTTAGCTGTATTTATACAAACACTGGTACTTTTTCCCTTTAAGGGGTGAAGAATGAGCAAGTTGAGAGGCAGGGATTTTGCAGGCAAAGAGCTTTTTATGATGTATGAAGCTGTGATTGCAGAAAATAGACCAAGGCCTGGTAGACTTTGAACAGAAAGTGCATGGACTAAAAGAAACTTTGAGGTAATGTAAATGAAACCACAAGGCTTTGCTGGGGTTCAGAAGTTCTTGTTGTATGTCTGTCTGGGAGTGGGAAGCAGGTTATACAGCAATCATAGGTATAAATATTCTTCCAGTAGAAGCTTAACAGATTTGGTGCAGTTTTATTTAGAATGCTTTGGTGCAACGTGCGTCTCCTGTGTCTGCAGGAAGCTGTGCTGTCCTGACATCTGAGCTGGCAGTTTCTCTTTCATCTGAGATATTTTAGACTGCACTGGAAATGGGTCTGCCTACATAGTTCTTAGTATGTCAGCTCTGCACAGAGATGCATGTACTAGGGATCTGGTGCTCCTTTAgactattttgttttaaaatccaaATTGCTCTGTCTTTAACACCCCTGCTGATGGTTGTCTAGCATTTGTAAACCAAGAGGGGTTTTTTGTAGCCCTTAGAGATCCTCCTAAGCTGTATTGCATTTCCTTGTACAGCATCTCAGTACACAAGATCAACACAGCTTTCATAGTAGAACAGTACATGTAAAACATAGTGACAATTATTGTTGCATGGTATTaacaatttttcatttttaacaGCTTTATGCAAAACCTATGGAAATGTATGCAACTGCTTTGTGGTTTAAAATTCTGCTGATGTACtcttaaaatgaaaagtatatgtGTGCTAAACATTTAAGCAAGAGAAAGATAACAATTTCTCCAGTATGGAACACTGATTCTGCTGTCTGAGTAGAATGCCtctaatttaacaacaacaacaaaaattatgtATGATTTTAAGCttaatgtgtgtgttttctcttttagAAAAAGATGAAAATGTTCTGAATGGAGAGGATGACAGAAATCAGAAGGATCCCTATTTTGTGGAAACGCCTTATGGTTACCAGCTTGATTTGGATTTTCTCAAGTATGTGGAAGATATACAAAAAGGAAATACTATAAAAAAACTGAATATACAGAAAAAACAGAAAGTGACACCCCCTTTTGCAGCTGTCAAAAACAACTCCAACCAATACAGTGGATGGACATCAAATGAATCTCTTTCTTCATCCAACAGTGATGAAAACAAACATTCATCTTCACTCTTTACAGCACGAAGCCCAGCAGCAGTCTCCATAAGACCATCCTTGTCCCTTGAAGCCTCTCCAAACTTCCTAACTATCCCTGAAAGCAAACAGCTACTGCCTCCTTCACCACAGCTGCCTAGGCACAACCTTCGTGTCACAAAAACTCTAATGGAAACACGAAGAAGATTGGAACAGGAAAAGATTGCAATGCAGGCGATCCCAGGAGAAGTTCGAAGGCCTAGGCTTTCCAGTTTTGGAGCCATGGGCTCAACAAGTTCACTTCCTTCCTTTGTAGGATCCAGTGGACACAACCAGATGTCTCAACAGTTTCAGAACGGATGTCAGGGTAATGGAGACTATAATCTTTATCTCGCATCCTCTTTAGGGAGTTCTATCCGGCATAGCCCCTTGAGTTCAGGTATATCAACACCTGTGACCAATGTGAGTCCAGTGCACCTGCAGCACATCAGGGAACAAATGGCAATTGCCCTCAAACGCCTCAAGGAGCTTGAGGAACAAGTCAAGACTATTCCTGTGCTTCATGTCAAGATTTCAGTATTGCAGGAAGAGAAAAGGCAGATGATGGAAAAGCTCAAAAGCCAAAGAATAGTTAACCAGAATGACACAGGCCATTTCAGAAAGAGATCTTATAGTGCAGGAAATGCAGAGCAATGGAAACATCTCTCTCCAGTCAGAGGGGGTGGGGAGCTCTATATAGACTGTGAGGAAGATATGGGAAGTGTAGAACATAGCTCAGAGAGGGTAGAAGAGTTCAGGCAGTTGACTGCTGAAATGCAAGCCTTGGAGAAGAAAATTGAGGACAGCAGTTATGATATTCCATCTAACCTGCGAGTGAACCGAGCAAGTGTAACAAAAGAGAACAGAACAGTTGCTGTGGGTGCAGAGGAAAATATGAATGATGTTGTTGTATACAACAGAGCTTTGAGAACATGCAGGGATGTAGCAATAGGAACAGAGCACAAGACTAAAGATTCTAGTGTTGGGGTGACAGAAGGGATGCTAGGCCTGTCTACTGAGGctgaaagagaaatagagctccaGCATCAGACCATTGAAGGACTCAAAGGGAAAATCTACCGGCTGGAGGTTCAGTTGAGGGAAACTACTCATGATAGGGAGATGACCAAATTAAAGCATGAGCTTAAGGCAGCTGGATCCAGGAAAAAAATGGACAAGGCACTGATGGTGCAACCCCTTGCCTTCAGCAGAGCAGTGGAAGCAGTAGTACAAACAAAAGACCAAATGGTGGGAGTTCACGTGGATGTTGTTGATTCATGTGTGGGGAGTGATCTCCAGATGAGCAGCATTGGAGTATTGTGTAGGCCTCAATTGCAGAGCTCAGCTGTGGGTCCAGATGTGCCCATGAATTGGTGGATTGTgaaggagagaaaagaaatgtgTGATCGGAGCACTGGGAGCTCTGTTGAGGTATGCAACCAGTGGGTGGGCACAGAAATGACTGTCTGTGAAACTGGGGTCAATACAGAGGAATCTGTGGATAGCCTAAGCTTGCGCAAGACAGAATTGGAAATCAAGGAAGTTCGGTCAATAGGCTGTGGAGACTGTCACATCCAAACAGTCTGTCCAGGAAGTGAGACCATTTCCCGCAGCACAAACACAGAGCCTGGTTGCAAAGCAGATTCTGGAGTCATGGTGGTACCTCATACAGCTACCCAGGGAACCAATACAGTATTAGAACAAGCTGACCAATTCACCAACACAGAAATGGCTACCTTGACAGATTCCAGCACCAACACTTTCCTGAGCACGTACGATAAACAGACAAACACTGTGACGCTTGAGATGAGGACAGTGGCTGTGGGCGATGGTAGGGTCAAGGATGTAAATACAGCTGCTAAAACGCGTTCCATTGGTGTGGGAACTCTGCTTTCTGTCACTGCTAGCTTTGATAGGCCTTCCCTGACGAAGACCAAAGATTGTGGAGTGGGGCAGATCAATATTAATGAGAACTATCTGGTTGGCCTTAAAATGAGAAATATTGCCTGCGGTCCTCCTCCGGTATCTGTGGCACCACCCAGCACTAGAAGCATTGGTGTTGGGGATGAATCAGTGTCAGAATGGGGGAACCTTGGGCTGGATAGTCCTTTCCCTCAGCCTGAGATGAAGACCGGCTTGGATCACTACATTGAACGAGTTCAAAAGCTTGTTCAAGAACAGCAGATGCTTCTTGCTGAAAACTATGCTGAGCTAGCAGATGCTTTTGGAGAGCCTCACTCACAAATTGGATGTCTTAATTCTCAGCTCATCAGCACTCTGTCTTCCATCAATTCTGTCATGAAATACGCAAGCACAGAGGAACTGCGCAACTTAGACATATCGAAGCAATGCATTGAGAAAACTACTGCAACAGGTATATTAGAACATACTTTCTCATTTGCCTAAACATTGCTGGTGTCTTAAAAGAGATGGCATGAAGTAGCTCATACAAAACTGCTTATATCACCTCTCCAGAATGAAAAGACTGAGAAAGTGCAGTCTTACTGAAGTGATGATACATCAGTGTTTAAAAACCTAAAATAGCTAAAAATACCCAGTGACTCAGTAATTGTCTGTTTCCTGAGAATTGAACTTTTATATGGTTTAAGATTTTAAGAGCTCAGATCCTTCTTAATGGCAGGATGTGACTCTAAAATTATGGCCAGAGGTATTTTATAGAGAAGAACAGCTATTACCATAATTGtctcatttttgtgaacatttatACATTTGCTTCTATTGCCTTTATACTTTTAATTCCTCATAACCAATTCTACTTTTAAATGTTGTTCAATTATAATAATTCAGATCTGTCTTTAAACTGCTTCCCTAGATACAGCCTGCCATGCTCAATACTATTGATATGTGTGCAAGGGGTTAGGGATGCaaaccattacatatacatacTGTGATCTGTAATGTGTAGTGGGAAGTATACAAAATTTTGTACCTCATAACAATGGTCTAGTCTTTTCACATGATTTTTCTGAACAGCAGTCACACCCTGGCCATTGTCCTATCCCTCCATGATTTAAGAATGAATGTGCACCATTGCACCCATTCACCTCAGCCTAGTTCTGACTGAGGTGCTTGggatgtaccacttcagactgcagatagGAGCTTACTTGGCTTGAATCTTCTTCTATTCCTTTCACatcaaaaagaaactaaatgttgGGGAGCAGGGGTTTAGTATAGCCCTCTCTTTGAACTATTAGTCGTCCTATGTGCAGGaatctcttttttattattattgttcagtTTTATGAATGTCCATCTGTAGTCTGAAGTGACTGCGTAGATGTAGGTTTGCTACCTtagtgagaatgagatccttgacaCTTGCATGAAATTAACTCTATTTTAGCAGAAGCTAAACCTGTTCAACTATGAATAGATCCAtgaaaattaatgaacatgactgacTGAGGcccattactttcagtgggtatactcctgagtcattcattcattggcgatcacgcatggccaagtaagattgtcttccaagataaggtctttaacagtgggtctgtaagtgactgtggaggccaattctggatccacacagcctcccacagtgaggacataggtttccagatggaagatggtcatgatgaggatttgcttgacgtgccttccgcttagcttgtttgttcctattgccctgtactcgtgcttcttcaaagtccatagcacctttgataatggccgacctctaATTGGGACGCTCATGAGTATAATGTAATTGGATACACCTCACTGACTTTGTGATCTTGGAGCCCAGTTACTCTCCATTATTCTGGCTCA is a genomic window of Rhineura floridana isolate rRhiFlo1 chromosome 1, rRhiFlo1.hap2, whole genome shotgun sequence containing:
- the KANK1 gene encoding KN motif and ankyrin repeat domain-containing protein 1, coding for MAHPANINSSSREKDENVLNGEDDRNQKDPYFVETPYGYQLDLDFLKYVEDIQKGNTIKKLNIQKKQKVTPPFAAVKNNSNQYSGWTSNESLSSSNSDENKHSSSLFTARSPAAVSIRPSLSLEASPNFLTIPESKQLLPPSPQLPRHNLRVTKTLMETRRRLEQEKIAMQAIPGEVRRPRLSSFGAMGSTSSLPSFVGSSGHNQMSQQFQNGCQGNGDYNLYLASSLGSSIRHSPLSSGISTPVTNVSPVHLQHIREQMAIALKRLKELEEQVKTIPVLHVKISVLQEEKRQMMEKLKSQRIVNQNDTGHFRKRSYSAGNAEQWKHLSPVRGGGELYIDCEEDMGSVEHSSERVEEFRQLTAEMQALEKKIEDSSYDIPSNLRVNRASVTKENRTVAVGAEENMNDVVVYNRALRTCRDVAIGTEHKTKDSSVGVTEGMLGLSTEAEREIELQHQTIEGLKGKIYRLEVQLRETTHDREMTKLKHELKAAGSRKKMDKALMVQPLAFSRAVEAVVQTKDQMVGVHVDVVDSCVGSDLQMSSIGVLCRPQLQSSAVGPDVPMNWWIVKERKEMCDRSTGSSVEVCNQWVGTEMTVCETGVNTEESVDSLSLRKTELEIKEVRSIGCGDCHIQTVCPGSETISRSTNTEPGCKADSGVMVVPHTATQGTNTVLEQADQFTNTEMATLTDSSTNTFLSTYDKQTNTVTLEMRTVAVGDGRVKDVNTAAKTRSIGVGTLLSVTASFDRPSLTKTKDCGVGQININENYLVGLKMRNIACGPPPVSVAPPSTRSIGVGDESVSEWGNLGLDSPFPQPEMKTGLDHYIERVQKLVQEQQMLLAENYAELADAFGEPHSQIGCLNSQLISTLSSINSVMKYASTEELRNLDISKQCIEKTTATEDNLLHAPHGHLGSSHLVSSSQILKLGQETGRKNEEKTTVVGAGEDRTASPSQDSTMSPINLTDDQLASGLYVCANEGMLKSIMKKKDGKKDENAKKNLQFVGINGGYETTSSDDSSSEESSSSESDDECVGNEYVEIEANGSLLEMEGQREINNEVIKSARVEETVPVQETEMEKVEIRERYELSEKMLSACHLLKGSIDDPKAMISKEIRFCLNTIQHEWFRVSSQKSAVPAMVGDYIDAFQEVSPAVLRYIINMADGNGNTALHYSVSHSNFEIVKLLLDANVCNVNHQNKAGYTPIMLAALAAVDAEKEMRIVEELFACGDVNAKASQAGQTALMLAVSHGRIDMVKALLACGADVNIQDDEGSTALMCASEHGHVEIVKLLLAQSGCNGTLEDNDGSTALSIALEAGHKDIAVLLYAHVNFSKTQSPGTPRLGRKPSPGPTHRGAFDC